A window of Sphingomonas adhaesiva contains these coding sequences:
- a CDS encoding dihydrodipicolinate synthase family protein gives MTIGWKGVFPAVTTQVREDLSLDLADTQRVVDDLVNDGVTGVIALGTVGENNSLEFDEKVSVLTAIVEAVDGRVPVVTGVSEYDTRRAVRYARAAEKAGADGLMLLPPMVYVPATHELVNHFKGVAEQTALPIMLYNNPPAYRTVIDRAVLEALVDVANIVAVKESAPDTRRFTDFRNAFGDRYVLFAGLDDVALEGLYLGARGWVSGLTNAFPKESVELVAAFERGDHAKAMEIYRWFMPLLHLDAEHDLVQSIKLAEQVMGRGSERVLPPRYVLQGARRAEVIAMVEQAAATRPSLGVALAA, from the coding sequence ATGACGATCGGTTGGAAGGGCGTATTTCCTGCGGTGACTACACAGGTGCGCGAGGATCTGTCGCTGGATCTCGCGGATACCCAGCGCGTGGTGGACGACCTCGTCAACGATGGCGTGACCGGCGTCATCGCGCTGGGGACGGTCGGCGAAAACAATTCGCTCGAATTCGACGAGAAGGTGTCGGTCCTGACCGCGATCGTCGAAGCGGTGGACGGCCGCGTGCCGGTCGTCACCGGCGTGTCCGAATACGACACCCGCCGCGCGGTGCGCTACGCCCGGGCGGCGGAGAAGGCGGGGGCGGACGGCCTCATGCTCCTCCCGCCGATGGTCTATGTGCCCGCGACGCACGAGCTGGTGAACCATTTCAAGGGCGTCGCGGAACAGACCGCGCTCCCGATCATGCTCTACAACAACCCGCCCGCCTATCGCACCGTCATCGACCGTGCGGTGCTGGAGGCGCTGGTCGACGTCGCGAACATCGTGGCGGTCAAGGAATCGGCGCCCGACACGCGCCGCTTCACCGACTTCCGCAACGCCTTCGGCGATCGCTACGTGCTGTTCGCGGGGCTCGACGACGTCGCGCTGGAGGGGCTGTACCTCGGTGCGCGCGGCTGGGTGTCGGGGCTGACCAACGCTTTCCCGAAGGAGTCGGTGGAACTCGTCGCCGCGTTCGAGCGCGGCGACCATGCGAAGGCGATGGAGATCTATCGCTGGTTCATGCCGCTGCTCCACCTCGATGCCGAGCACGACCTGGTCCAGTCGATCAAGCTCGCCGAGCAGGTGATGGGCCGCGGATCGGAGCGCGTCCTCCCGCCGCGCTACGTCCTTCAGGGCGCGCGCCGCGCCGAGGTGATCGCGATGGTCGAGCAGGCCGCGGCGACGCGCCCGTCGCTCGGCGTCGCGCTCGCGGCCTGA
- a CDS encoding glycoside hydrolase — MRVLPFVAAIALLAGCAGPRVTAPPAGLDPFYTRSLDAGGIPISSSAAVPDEALRAARSIVVEMLARRPDLRRALVAGGQRVAVMGVEEQTLDLPEQRDWKKPTRDDPRLTTCERKLYDEQIGRMTDREYWNSRARGMGGLLTSGATENLLGQPGTRYYGENIFVHEFSHAILGAAETADPAFYRAVAAAYDEAMKRGLWKGEYGATTVDEYWAEGTQFWFESNRLAVIDGRRILSAADLAAYDPALATLLRRVYGDRHHLSADVFWRHPARVPTGGPPASTAETC, encoded by the coding sequence GTGAGGGTGCTTCCCTTCGTCGCCGCGATCGCGCTGCTGGCCGGCTGTGCCGGGCCGCGCGTCACCGCGCCGCCTGCGGGGCTCGACCCCTTCTACACCCGGTCGCTCGACGCCGGAGGCATCCCGATCAGCAGCTCCGCCGCGGTCCCGGACGAGGCGCTACGCGCCGCGCGGTCGATCGTGGTGGAGATGCTGGCGCGGCGGCCCGACCTGCGCCGCGCGCTGGTGGCCGGCGGGCAGCGGGTCGCGGTGATGGGGGTAGAGGAGCAGACGCTCGACCTGCCAGAACAGCGCGACTGGAAGAAGCCGACGCGCGACGATCCGCGGCTGACCACGTGCGAGCGCAAGCTGTACGACGAACAGATCGGCCGCATGACGGACCGCGAATACTGGAATTCGCGCGCGCGCGGCATGGGGGGGCTGCTCACCAGCGGCGCGACCGAGAACCTGCTGGGGCAGCCGGGGACGCGCTATTACGGCGAGAACATCTTCGTTCACGAATTCTCGCACGCGATCCTGGGTGCCGCCGAGACGGCCGACCCCGCCTTCTACCGCGCGGTCGCGGCCGCCTATGACGAGGCCATGAAGCGCGGACTATGGAAGGGCGAATATGGCGCCACCACCGTCGACGAATATTGGGCGGAGGGAACGCAATTCTGGTTCGAATCGAACCGGCTGGCGGTGATCGACGGGCGTCGCATCCTGTCCGCCGCCGATCTCGCGGCCTATGATCCCGCGCTCGCGACGCTCCTTCGCCGCGTCTACGGCGACCGCCACCACCTCAGCGCCGACGTCTTCTGGCGGCACCCCGCGCGCGTGCCGACGGGAGGCCCGCCGGCCTCCACCGCGGAGACTTGCTGA
- a CDS encoding M24 family metallopeptidase — translation MTIGGSDAATQLAALAPWADRAPAITRDERLARMARAQARLAGTGADALLVNAGPSLRYFAGVPWNATERLVALLLPANGAPRLICPRFELGSLAASLAIDAEVLAWEEDEDPVALVCDQLAAGATLALDPLLPFSTGARLGARLRVVDGAPAIDPLRAVKSPAELALMAQAKAMTLEVQRRAARILAPGIRASEVARFIDAAHRALGAAGSTFCAVQFGRATAFPHGLPGDQALEQDQLVLIDTGCTVEGYHSDITRTYAFGRVEDEVRALWDVEKEAQAAAFAAVRPGVPCAAIDDAARRVLERAGLGPDYRLPGLPHRTGHGIGLAIHEPPYLVRGDASALEPGMCFSNEPMIVVPDRFGIRLEDHFHVTGDGAAWFTQPQPAIDRPFA, via the coding sequence ATGACGATCGGAGGCTCCGACGCCGCCACCCAGCTCGCCGCGCTCGCCCCCTGGGCCGACCGGGCGCCGGCGATTACGCGCGACGAGCGGCTCGCGCGGATGGCGCGGGCGCAGGCGCGGCTCGCCGGCACGGGTGCCGATGCGCTGTTGGTGAATGCCGGCCCCAGCCTGCGCTATTTCGCCGGCGTCCCGTGGAACGCGACGGAGCGGCTGGTGGCGCTGTTGCTTCCCGCGAACGGAGCGCCGCGGCTGATCTGCCCGCGCTTCGAGCTGGGTTCGCTCGCCGCCTCGCTGGCGATCGACGCCGAGGTTCTGGCGTGGGAGGAGGACGAGGATCCCGTCGCGCTGGTGTGCGATCAGCTAGCGGCGGGCGCGACGCTCGCGCTCGATCCGCTGCTGCCCTTCTCCACCGGCGCGCGGCTCGGCGCACGGCTGCGGGTCGTGGACGGCGCGCCGGCGATCGACCCACTGCGTGCGGTGAAGTCGCCCGCCGAGCTCGCGCTGATGGCGCAGGCGAAGGCGATGACGCTGGAGGTGCAGCGGCGCGCCGCGCGCATCCTCGCGCCCGGCATCCGCGCCAGCGAAGTCGCGCGCTTCATCGACGCGGCGCACCGGGCGCTGGGCGCCGCGGGCTCCACCTTCTGCGCGGTGCAGTTCGGCCGCGCGACCGCCTTTCCCCACGGCCTTCCCGGGGACCAGGCGCTGGAGCAGGATCAGCTCGTGCTGATCGACACCGGCTGCACGGTCGAGGGCTATCATTCGGACATCACACGGACCTACGCCTTCGGCCGCGTGGAGGACGAGGTGCGCGCGCTGTGGGATGTCGAGAAGGAGGCGCAGGCCGCCGCCTTCGCCGCGGTGCGACCCGGCGTGCCGTGCGCCGCCATCGACGACGCCGCCCGCAGGGTGCTGGAACGCGCCGGGCTCGGCCCCGACTATCGCCTTCCCGGCCTGCCGCATCGCACCGGGCACGGGATCGGGCTCGCGATTCACGAGCCGCCCTATCTCGTCCGCGGCGACGCGAGCGCATTGGAACCCGGCATGTGCTTCTCGAACGAGCCGATGATCGTCGTCCCCGACCGTTTCGGAATCCGGCTGGAGGACCATTTTCACGTCACCGGGGACGGCGCGGCCTGGTTCACCCAACCGCAGCCCGCGATCGACCGGCCCTTCGCGTGA
- a CDS encoding NAD(P)/FAD-dependent oxidoreductase, with the protein MKVAVVGGGVIGLSSALLLARAGHAATVFEPDAGLSAPSWNNAGHLAVEQRAPLASIASIRSVGRRQFRRGGALDLPLAHARTWVPFATRLVAAARPARFRAGTAALGGLLTEALPAWRRLTGSIGEAGLLREDGHLMVWGSPAAAATGRAAWMRAETGGASLVPCRDEDLALLRQVLGNEAAGCARFDGTGAIADLGALHRALRRALAAAGGTIVAERASVVRADGRAGIAGHEADAVLVAAGVGSGTVMQGLGIRAPIVAERGYHLRAAADRWPADAPPVVFEDRSMIVTRYRDTVQAASFVEVAAPDAPPDPRKWERLERHVRELGLPMEAPFTRWMGARPTFPDYLPAIGRATSMPNLFYAFGHQHLGLTLAAVTAEAVAALVDGAASAVDLSPFDLARFAPRKARP; encoded by the coding sequence GTGAAGGTCGCGGTGGTCGGTGGCGGGGTGATCGGGTTGTCCAGCGCCCTGCTGCTCGCACGCGCCGGCCACGCCGCGACGGTGTTCGAACCCGATGCCGGCCTGTCCGCGCCGTCCTGGAACAACGCCGGGCACCTGGCGGTCGAACAGCGCGCGCCGCTCGCCTCGATCGCGTCGATTCGCTCGGTCGGGCGCCGGCAGTTCCGTCGCGGCGGCGCGCTCGACCTGCCGCTGGCGCACGCCCGCACCTGGGTGCCGTTCGCGACGCGGCTCGTCGCGGCGGCGCGGCCCGCCCGCTTCCGCGCCGGCACCGCCGCGCTGGGCGGGCTGCTGACCGAGGCGCTGCCGGCGTGGCGACGCCTGACGGGCTCGATCGGCGAAGCGGGACTGCTGCGCGAGGACGGGCACCTGATGGTCTGGGGCTCGCCGGCCGCGGCGGCGACAGGGCGGGCGGCGTGGATGCGCGCGGAGACGGGCGGGGCGTCGCTGGTGCCGTGCCGGGACGAGGATCTCGCGCTGCTGAGGCAGGTGCTGGGGAACGAGGCGGCGGGCTGCGCGCGCTTCGACGGGACGGGGGCGATCGCGGATCTCGGGGCGTTGCACCGGGCGTTGCGGCGGGCGCTGGCGGCGGCGGGGGGCACGATCGTCGCGGAACGGGCGTCGGTCGTGCGGGCCGACGGGCGCGCGGGCATTGCGGGGCACGAGGCCGATGCCGTGCTGGTCGCCGCCGGGGTCGGGAGCGGCACGGTGATGCAGGGGCTTGGCATCCGCGCGCCGATCGTCGCGGAACGCGGCTACCACCTTCGCGCCGCGGCCGACCGCTGGCCCGCCGACGCCCCGCCGGTCGTGTTCGAGGATCGGTCGATGATCGTCACCCGCTATCGCGACACCGTGCAGGCGGCGAGCTTCGTCGAGGTCGCCGCGCCCGACGCACCGCCCGATCCGCGCAAATGGGAGCGGCTGGAGCGGCACGTGCGCGAACTCGGCCTGCCGATGGAGGCGCCTTTCACCCGCTGGATGGGCGCGCGCCCGACCTTTCCGGACTATCTCCCCGCGATCGGGCGCGCGACATCGATGCCCAACCTGTTCTACGCCTTCGGCCATCAGCATCTCGGCCTCACCCTCGCCGCGGTCACCGCGGAGGCGGTCGCCGCGCTGGTCGACGGTGCCGCTTCCGCGGTCGACCTTTCCCCGTTCGACCTCGCCCGCTTCGCTCCCCGAAAGGCCCGCCCATGA